Sequence from the Prunus persica cultivar Lovell chromosome G5, Prunus_persica_NCBIv2, whole genome shotgun sequence genome:
CTCTGTTGTAAGCTGTAATTACTAATGACCTCATGTAGAAGTTCTTTCTGCCCATCTTGTTTGGGTTATTTTTGCATATGCACGCTTCTCTTATCTTTATGGTCATCTTCACATAAGTTTCACAAAGCCATCAGGGGCATCCTTTGTTGCTCTTCGCATTTCATTCTCATTTTGTATTCTTGATGACTAATGGAAGTGCATCTGTACTGTAGATAAACTGCagtgtgttttattttattatttgtccCTAGCTTTGCACAGCATCCAGACAATGCATACATACAAGTAAAAGAAATGAGCACTCTCTAACATGCTCGTCTTCTTTGAGTTATTCCACATATTTGGTTTCtgcattattttttgttgttttgatattagtgaATACCATCAGAAGCCAGAGTTCAAATCCCGTCTCCCCTTTTGAACTGAGTGAAGGTGGAGAAGTGAATAATGCTGAAAATTCCGAGTCTCACGATGAGGATGGGATTTCCGATCCATAGGTGGGTGTGGAATTTAATTCTGAAGAGGCTGCCAAGACTTTCTATGATGAATACACCAGACGTTCGGGTTTTAGCCCCAAAGTTGGTCAATCTAGTTGTTCTAAACCTGATGGGCAACCAGTGGTCAGGAATTTTTATGTGGCAGAGAGGGTTTGAAAAGAAGGAATGCTTAGGATATAGTTAAAGGGTCAAGACAAGTGGGTTTCAACGAAATTTGTGAAGTAGCTTAGTCATGCCTTGGTGAATTACATGCCCAAGACTCCCTAACTTTATGGTACAACAACCTATGTTGAGAAGCCATCAAATACGCAGAGGATGGAGCAACCACTACCGAAACTTTTATTGCAGCAATGACTGCTATTAGAGGTGGTGGGAAGAAGGTTTCTGTTGTTAAGAAAAATGTAGCTAAAGTTGCGACTCGTAGCTCCCAGGTTACTGTGACTGGCTATGATGACAGGAAGAACTCCGCATCAACGTCCGATATGACCTCTTTGTTGTGGCCACGCCAAGATGAAGTAATGAAGTGATTTAATCTGAATGATGCTGGTGCACCTGCTCAAACTGTTTCTGACTTGAATTTTCCAAGAATGGCCCCTGTATCTCTTCATTGGAATGATGGTACTCCTGAGAACGTGGTATGGAAAAGAGTTCTTTGCTTTGTTTCTGTTCTTgtttatcctttttttctGAGTGCAAGATCATGGCATTGATCTGGGTTTTTCTGTAGGTTGTACTTCCTTGTCTAAAGTCAATGACTTGGGCTATGGAAAATAAGAACTCAGCACCAGGAAATAGAGTAGCTGTCATTAACCTGAAGGTATGCATCTGAAGAAGTGAAACAATAGTTGTGACATTTTGTATCATCAAATTAGCTCAAGTTTGGTGGTGTTGTATTTGATAATGAGAGCCTGGATCCCTGAGTCCataattgaaatatttttatatttttagggtttgtttagggtttttgttcttcttctacaTATCTGATTATTGTAGCACTTAATTGTGACCTGTCTCATTGTTCTAGTGGAATACTCTGGTTTGCACTCTCAAACTTGTTTCGAAACCTTTTCCGTCTATTAATCTCGATTCTAGCACTACCAAAAGTCTTTAAAATTGCTGCCTACCCCTGACTTGTGGGATTCTCCCCACAATTAAGATTAAATAGCCCAACATTTAGAATTCATGGTATATTGAGAAGTTACAGTTGCAAGGAAACATTGATACTATGATAAGCTTAATGCTTATTAAATAAATCTGTGAAGATGCGGGCTAACGGATTGTTTATGTTGTAACTTTTTCAATCTTTAGTTCGCAAATGAAACTAACCCTCTTAAGTTTTAGAACTTTAATGCTTTGAGCCCACATATGTTGAccattttgttattattttttatataactatTTTGGATAGAAAAGTGATAATGTTCTGTTGTATTTTCATG
This genomic interval carries:
- the LOC109949110 gene encoding protein FAR1-RELATED SEQUENCE 3-like, whose protein sequence is MAPVSLHWNDGTPENVVVLPCLKSMTWAMENKNSAPGNRVAVINLKVLLYIYLFTTFFCVSMIAVCVGADDSLHLIFEL